One Mesorhizobium loti genomic window carries:
- a CDS encoding GFO/IDH/MocA family oxidoreductase, with product MQGKSKAKLGIGVIGCGNISMTYLRNAALFGGIELRACADISADMAALRAKEYGIKALDVDALLADPEIDLVLNLTIPAAHFDISFSALSAGKHVFTEKPLATSAGDGRRLVAEAAKRGVLLGSAPDTFLGAAGRRARRLMDEGAIGRPVTGTAFMMGRGMEHWHPNPQFYYQPGGGPVFDMGPYYLTMLVNLLGPVARVMAMATRGQEERLITAEGPFKNTSFKVGTPTNVLSLLEFRSGATVTFGASWDVFKHSNHPIELHGTEGSLRLPDPDTFGGTVSLSERGAEWKDFASEGELYGARNWPYAAPDRANYRMLGVADLVRSLKTGATPRASGNLALHVLEIMEAILGSGETKSSVTVTGDVIQPALLTEDEASSLLA from the coding sequence ATGCAGGGAAAATCAAAGGCGAAGCTCGGAATCGGCGTCATCGGATGCGGCAACATCTCGATGACCTACCTGCGCAATGCCGCGCTTTTCGGCGGCATCGAGCTGCGCGCCTGCGCCGATATCTCGGCCGACATGGCGGCGCTGCGGGCCAAGGAATATGGCATCAAGGCACTGGACGTCGATGCGCTGCTCGCCGACCCGGAGATTGATCTCGTCCTCAACCTGACCATTCCTGCCGCACATTTCGACATTTCGTTCTCAGCGCTTTCGGCAGGAAAACACGTCTTCACCGAAAAGCCTCTGGCGACATCGGCCGGCGACGGTCGCCGCCTGGTGGCGGAGGCGGCCAAGCGCGGTGTGCTGCTCGGCTCGGCCCCCGATACCTTCCTCGGTGCCGCCGGACGCCGGGCGCGCCGTCTGATGGATGAGGGCGCGATCGGCCGCCCGGTCACCGGCACCGCCTTCATGATGGGGCGCGGCATGGAGCACTGGCACCCGAACCCGCAATTCTACTACCAGCCGGGCGGCGGCCCGGTGTTCGACATGGGGCCCTATTATCTGACCATGCTGGTCAATCTGCTCGGTCCTGTCGCGCGCGTCATGGCGATGGCGACGCGCGGCCAGGAGGAACGCTTGATCACTGCAGAGGGGCCGTTCAAGAACACCAGTTTCAAGGTCGGCACGCCGACCAACGTGCTGTCGCTGCTCGAATTCCGCTCCGGCGCCACCGTTACCTTCGGCGCCTCATGGGACGTCTTCAAGCATTCCAACCATCCGATCGAACTGCACGGCACGGAAGGCTCGCTGCGCCTGCCCGATCCCGACACGTTCGGCGGCACCGTCTCGCTGTCCGAACGCGGCGCCGAGTGGAAGGATTTCGCCAGCGAAGGCGAACTTTACGGCGCCCGCAACTGGCCTTACGCCGCGCCCGACCGCGCCAATTACCGCATGCTCGGTGTCGCCGATCTGGTGCGCTCGCTGAAGACAGGCGCCACACCCCGCGCCTCCGGCAATCTGGCGCTGCATGTGCTGGAGATCATGGAAGCGATCCTGGGTTCGGGCGAAACGAAGAGCTCGGTCACCGTTACCGGTGACGTCATCCAGCCGGCGCTGTTGACCGAGGACGAGGCAAGCAGCCTGCTCGCCTAG
- a CDS encoding DeoR family transcriptional regulator, which yields MLSEQRRQSILGEVQRSGQVRIKDLSDDFGVSEVTVRSDLEILDRKGLLTKTRGGAVTRTTDSTTAAFARRMQTNLDAKKRIARAAIELFEDNQSVIFDGGSTLMQVAMLLPPLSNVVVAATAMNIVQHLMHRPGLDVHMIGGRVYPDTVSTLITDADTALGGLVAHQVFVGAHAIDSSLDVVDVNEDMARTKRNLVRMARRVVLLADSSKWGVGGTSKAFSLSSVDVVITDDGLSGPIRSQLDRTGAKVIYA from the coding sequence ATGTTGTCAGAGCAGAGACGCCAATCGATCCTGGGTGAAGTGCAACGCAGCGGACAGGTTCGCATCAAGGACCTGTCGGACGATTTTGGCGTGTCGGAAGTCACGGTGCGCTCCGACCTCGAAATACTGGACCGCAAGGGACTGCTGACCAAGACCCGTGGAGGGGCGGTGACCCGGACCACGGATTCGACCACGGCCGCGTTCGCCCGGCGGATGCAAACGAACCTCGATGCAAAGAAGCGCATCGCCCGGGCGGCGATAGAGCTGTTCGAGGACAACCAATCGGTCATCTTCGACGGCGGCTCGACATTGATGCAGGTTGCCATGCTGTTACCGCCGCTCAGCAATGTCGTGGTCGCGGCCACGGCGATGAATATCGTGCAGCATCTGATGCATCGGCCCGGGCTCGACGTTCACATGATCGGTGGCCGCGTCTATCCAGACACGGTGAGCACGCTGATCACCGATGCCGACACGGCTCTCGGCGGCTTGGTGGCGCATCAGGTCTTTGTTGGAGCGCATGCGATTGACTCGTCACTGGATGTGGTCGACGTGAACGAAGACATGGCGCGAACGAAACGAAACCTCGTGCGCATGGCCCGGCGCGTTGTCCTGCTTGCGGATTCGAGCAAATGGGGCGTCGGCGGAACCTCCAAGGCATTTTCGCTGTCGAGCGTCGATGTTGTGATCACCGACGATGGCCTGTCCGGCCCGATACGCAGCCAGCTTGATAGGACCGGGGCCAAGGTGATCTATGCCTGA
- a CDS encoding aldolase produces MSLGTKVRLARLFSHPSGNLFGGAVDHFVGYGDVRKGGLADLPGALARVMMGKPDYVSIQPGTARHLWPQYAGKASLVIQAGCFTPDDRISELIATPEDAVRAGADALAVAIPVRGATEGKYIRWLTDSVNAAARYGMPVVAHIYPRDFTDGAKIVFTPDEIAYAARIGYESGVDVIKIGYTGDFESFRETVRTCPVPVVIAGGPKTDTLLGALQQTADAIRAGARGAVVGRNLWGHGDPQKAALAFRGVIHDGLSAQDALAKAGA; encoded by the coding sequence ATGAGCCTCGGAACCAAGGTGCGCCTGGCGCGCCTCTTCTCACATCCATCGGGGAATCTTTTTGGCGGCGCGGTCGACCACTTCGTCGGCTATGGCGACGTGCGCAAAGGCGGCCTTGCCGACCTGCCGGGCGCGCTTGCACGCGTCATGATGGGCAAACCCGACTACGTCAGCATCCAGCCCGGCACCGCGCGCCATCTGTGGCCGCAATACGCGGGCAAGGCTTCCCTGGTGATCCAGGCCGGCTGCTTCACCCCGGACGATCGCATCAGTGAACTGATTGCAACGCCCGAGGATGCGGTGCGCGCTGGCGCCGATGCGTTGGCCGTGGCCATTCCGGTGCGCGGCGCGACCGAGGGCAAATACATACGCTGGCTGACCGATTCGGTGAATGCGGCGGCCCGCTACGGCATGCCGGTGGTGGCGCATATCTACCCTCGCGATTTCACCGACGGGGCAAAAATCGTCTTCACTCCCGACGAGATCGCCTATGCGGCGCGTATCGGCTACGAGTCCGGCGTCGACGTGATCAAGATCGGCTACACGGGCGATTTCGAGTCGTTCCGGGAGACCGTGCGGACCTGCCCGGTGCCGGTTGTGATCGCCGGTGGTCCGAAGACCGACACGCTGCTCGGCGCGCTTCAGCAGACGGCGGACGCCATCCGTGCCGGCGCGCGCGGTGCCGTGGTGGGCCGCAATCTCTGGGGGCATGGCGATCCTCAGAAGGCGGCGCTTGCCTTTCGCGGCGTCATCCATGACGGCTTGTCGGCGCAAGACGCCCTGGCGAAAGCGGGGGCCTGA
- a CDS encoding PfkB domain-containing protein, translated as MPAVPSILGFGAIAIDDIVYVDQPLSAGKGKVLQSARAFGGNVATALAAVARLGGSAGFVGWLGNAADDAVLCDLIESGVETAFAPRHPHARPVRSRITVGSDGERFIAYDDEAMLGTAPDFPDEVLSRATVLIVDSYAIRSLDVVARARDLGLAILGDIEWSGGPATERLIALCDHLILPLGFARTATGYRSPAEMLDALWSPSRSAVVLTDGGRGVYYRGREETGLWHLPPHRVAVVDTTGAGDCFHGAYAHALTRGADTAGRVAFAAAAAALSITGHGGREALPTDDQVTQLLASANAPSAVELRYAQLDTGT; from the coding sequence ATGCCCGCCGTCCCCTCGATCCTCGGCTTCGGCGCCATTGCGATCGACGACATCGTCTATGTCGATCAGCCGTTGTCTGCGGGCAAGGGGAAGGTGCTGCAAAGTGCCCGGGCTTTCGGGGGAAATGTCGCGACGGCCCTTGCCGCCGTCGCGCGGCTCGGCGGAAGCGCCGGGTTCGTCGGCTGGCTGGGCAATGCCGCCGACGACGCCGTGCTGTGCGATCTCATTGAGAGCGGTGTTGAAACCGCATTCGCGCCGCGCCACCCGCACGCGCGCCCGGTGCGCTCGCGCATCACCGTCGGTTCGGATGGGGAGCGGTTCATCGCGTATGACGACGAAGCGATGCTGGGCACCGCGCCGGACTTTCCGGACGAGGTTCTCAGCCGCGCGACCGTCCTGATCGTCGACAGCTATGCGATCCGGTCGCTGGATGTCGTGGCTCGGGCTCGCGATCTCGGCCTTGCGATCCTTGGCGATATCGAATGGAGCGGCGGCCCGGCCACGGAGCGGCTGATCGCGCTCTGCGACCACCTCATTCTTCCCCTGGGCTTTGCGCGGACCGCTACGGGCTACCGATCGCCCGCCGAGATGCTCGATGCATTGTGGTCGCCGTCGCGATCCGCCGTCGTTCTGACCGATGGCGGCAGGGGCGTGTACTATCGCGGACGCGAAGAGACAGGGCTCTGGCACTTGCCCCCGCACCGGGTTGCCGTCGTCGATACGACCGGCGCCGGTGACTGCTTTCACGGCGCCTATGCCCATGCATTGACGCGCGGCGCCGACACCGCGGGCCGGGTGGCATTCGCTGCCGCGGCGGCGGCCCTTTCGATAACGGGGCATGGCGGGCGCGAGGCGCTTCCGACCGACGACCAGGTCACCCAACTCCTGGCATCGGCGAACGCGCCGTCGGCAGTCGAACTCAGATATGCGCAACTCGATACCGGGACATAG
- a CDS encoding ABC transporter, with amino-acid sequence MAEVVLENICKTYGNNFHAIDQLNLSVKDGEFLILVGPSGCGKSTALRMIAGLEDVTSGSLRIGGVDVVDMPPKDRDIAMVFQSYALYPHMTVFENIGFSMRLAGKSKAERKKRVDEIAKTLQLTSLLDSKPANLSGGQRQRVAMGRAMVREPAAFLMDEPLSNLDAKLRVQMRAEITSLQKQLGVTTIYVTHDQIEAMTMGDRVAVLKGGVLQQVDTPKRLYESPVNAFVAGFIGSPSMNLFEATLTGNELMAGAFAIRLQDAAFVRRPGLRSYAGRKVVFGIRPEHLYDSSLESGRKYQTIPAKVTSIEELGSEHIVHLNIDAVRVDSGDPDAVQDFGLTSNAVAKFEPDSAVRPGSEIRLALDDTKLHFFDPETHLAI; translated from the coding sequence ATGGCAGAAGTCGTTCTTGAGAATATCTGCAAGACATACGGGAACAATTTTCACGCAATCGACCAATTGAACCTGTCGGTCAAGGACGGCGAGTTCTTGATTCTTGTCGGGCCGTCCGGCTGCGGCAAATCCACCGCGTTGCGGATGATCGCGGGATTGGAGGATGTCACCAGCGGCAGCCTCCGGATCGGTGGCGTCGACGTCGTCGACATGCCGCCCAAGGACCGCGACATCGCAATGGTCTTCCAGAGCTATGCCCTCTACCCGCATATGACGGTGTTCGAAAACATCGGCTTTTCGATGCGGCTGGCAGGCAAGTCGAAGGCCGAGCGCAAGAAGCGCGTCGACGAGATCGCCAAGACCCTTCAGCTGACGTCTCTGCTGGACAGCAAACCCGCCAACCTTTCCGGCGGACAGCGTCAGCGCGTCGCCATGGGCCGCGCCATGGTGCGCGAGCCGGCTGCCTTTCTCATGGACGAACCGCTTTCCAATCTGGACGCGAAACTGCGCGTGCAGATGCGTGCTGAAATCACCAGCCTGCAAAAGCAGCTCGGCGTCACCACCATATACGTGACCCACGACCAGATCGAAGCGATGACGATGGGCGACAGGGTCGCGGTGCTGAAAGGCGGTGTGCTGCAGCAGGTCGATACCCCCAAGAGGCTCTATGAATCGCCGGTGAACGCCTTCGTTGCCGGCTTTATCGGTTCTCCCTCGATGAACCTTTTCGAGGCGACGCTGACGGGCAACGAACTGATGGCCGGTGCCTTCGCCATCCGGCTGCAGGATGCGGCCTTCGTGCGCAGGCCGGGCTTGCGGTCGTATGCGGGGCGCAAGGTCGTGTTCGGGATCCGGCCGGAGCATCTCTATGACAGCAGCCTGGAATCCGGCCGCAAGTATCAGACGATACCGGCAAAGGTGACGTCGATCGAAGAGCTCGGGTCCGAACACATCGTCCATCTGAACATCGACGCGGTCCGGGTGGACTCCGGCGATCCGGACGCGGTGCAGGATTTCGGCCTGACGTCGAACGCGGTGGCGAAATTCGAACCGGACAGCGCAGTCCGCCCCGGTTCGGAAATCCGGTTGGCCCTGGATGATACCAAGCTCCATTTCTTCGATCCCGAGACGCATCTGGCGATCTGA
- a CDS encoding family 1 extracellular solute-binding protein, whose amino-acid sequence MKQTIGCIVRSILEKEEKKMTFRIKPAMLKIAAAAWLLGATAAMADTTLEFTQWWEPELPAGSLRTIMDEFEAANPGIKVTLVSGPYATTRDQISVGAATGTLSDVVGLDGAWVNNLNAQGALADMNPMMDASKFDKAQVADIIKVDGKAVMFPVASFVYPVFVNLDLAAKAGVTKLPSTRAEFLEAAKKMTHADKNQYGWVLPLSLQTPSGVQNDMMSWVWASGQSMMADGKPALEGKPVVDMLAFVKSLNDAGTISPGIATKTEQEKVEEFVNDRVGMMVDSLAHVNLIRKRNPKLNFDIIPVPVVEGYTGKRGLPYASWGIGISASSKHQEEAWKLVQYLMSEKVNAKLVSLANAFPGNVNAKPDFVTSDKAFAKAFEIFKTGYLANEFTGLPVAEDLMTQFDVQAQKMLAGEQSPEQAAAAAQKGWMAKF is encoded by the coding sequence ATGAAGCAGACGATCGGCTGCATTGTGCGGTCGATCCTAGAGAAGGAGGAGAAAAAAATGACGTTTCGGATAAAACCCGCGATGCTGAAAATAGCCGCGGCAGCCTGGTTGCTTGGCGCTACCGCCGCCATGGCGGACACGACGCTGGAATTCACCCAATGGTGGGAGCCCGAATTGCCGGCTGGCTCACTCAGGACAATCATGGATGAATTCGAGGCCGCGAATCCCGGCATCAAGGTGACGCTGGTCAGCGGTCCCTATGCGACCACGCGAGACCAGATCTCGGTTGGTGCTGCGACCGGAACGCTCAGCGACGTCGTCGGTCTCGACGGCGCCTGGGTGAACAATCTGAACGCGCAGGGTGCGCTGGCCGACATGAACCCGATGATGGATGCGAGCAAGTTCGACAAAGCCCAGGTCGCCGACATCATCAAGGTGGACGGCAAGGCGGTGATGTTTCCCGTCGCCTCGTTCGTCTATCCGGTCTTCGTCAATCTGGACCTCGCTGCCAAGGCAGGGGTGACCAAGCTGCCGTCGACCCGCGCGGAGTTTCTCGAAGCCGCCAAGAAGATGACGCACGCCGACAAGAACCAGTATGGCTGGGTGCTGCCGCTGTCGCTGCAAACGCCGTCCGGCGTCCAGAACGACATGATGTCGTGGGTCTGGGCATCGGGTCAATCGATGATGGCGGACGGCAAGCCCGCCCTTGAGGGCAAGCCGGTCGTGGATATGCTCGCCTTCGTCAAATCGCTCAACGACGCGGGCACCATCTCGCCCGGCATTGCCACCAAGACCGAGCAGGAAAAGGTCGAGGAATTCGTCAACGACCGGGTAGGGATGATGGTCGACTCGCTCGCGCATGTGAACCTCATCCGCAAACGCAATCCCAAGCTGAACTTCGACATCATCCCGGTTCCGGTCGTGGAGGGTTATACGGGCAAGCGGGGCCTTCCCTATGCCTCATGGGGCATCGGCATCTCCGCGAGCTCGAAGCATCAGGAAGAGGCCTGGAAGCTCGTCCAGTACTTGATGAGCGAGAAGGTCAACGCCAAGCTGGTGTCGCTGGCCAATGCGTTCCCGGGCAACGTCAACGCCAAGCCCGATTTCGTGACCTCGGACAAGGCTTTCGCCAAGGCTTTCGAGATCTTCAAGACCGGCTATCTCGCCAACGAGTTCACCGGCCTGCCGGTGGCTGAAGACCTGATGACCCAGTTCGACGTGCAAGCCCAGAAGATGCTTGCTGGCGAGCAGTCTCCGGAACAAGCCGCCGCCGCCGCTCAAAAGGGCTGGATGGCGAAATTCTGA
- a CDS encoding binding-protein-dependent transport systems inner membrane component, with protein MTRQKRSHHKLKRAVAPYLYLSPSLLIIGLLMLLPMVTVIGYSFQNSAVLRRDPSFAGLKHYQAIFDDPVFWASLWHTLYFTCMSVIFHMTIGMIFALMLNSDRINPTLRNILRVLYILPWLFTAVIIAVIWRLLLEPNGVVNSILMQLGIIGSKVEWFSSPETALHAVTFANIWAGYPLFMVSLLAGLQGIPKDFYEAADIDGAKAYQKLIFITIPQLMPIIISISLLDFIWTMQVFPLIWITTGGGPIYSTEVLSTYTYKLAFSSYNLSQASASAVVILLISLGLTLLYIRYQKAR; from the coding sequence ATGACCCGGCAAAAGCGCTCCCACCACAAGCTGAAACGAGCGGTCGCACCCTACCTCTATCTGTCGCCCTCGCTGCTCATAATCGGGCTGCTGATGCTGCTGCCGATGGTGACGGTGATTGGCTATTCGTTCCAGAACAGCGCGGTGCTGCGTCGTGACCCATCCTTTGCCGGACTGAAACACTACCAGGCGATCTTCGACGACCCCGTGTTCTGGGCTTCGCTGTGGCACACGCTCTACTTCACGTGCATGAGCGTCATTTTCCACATGACCATCGGCATGATCTTCGCGCTCATGCTGAACAGCGACCGCATCAATCCGACGCTGCGCAATATTCTGCGCGTGCTTTACATACTGCCCTGGCTGTTCACCGCGGTGATCATCGCCGTGATCTGGCGCCTGCTGCTCGAGCCGAACGGTGTCGTGAACAGCATTCTCATGCAATTGGGCATCATCGGCTCCAAGGTCGAGTGGTTCTCCTCGCCCGAAACCGCGCTGCACGCCGTCACCTTCGCCAATATCTGGGCGGGCTACCCGCTTTTCATGGTCAGCCTGCTCGCGGGTTTGCAGGGCATTCCCAAGGACTTCTACGAGGCCGCCGATATTGACGGGGCGAAGGCCTACCAGAAGCTGATCTTCATCACTATCCCGCAGCTGATGCCGATCATCATCAGCATCTCGCTGCTCGACTTCATCTGGACCATGCAGGTCTTTCCGTTGATCTGGATCACGACAGGCGGCGGTCCGATCTACTCGACCGAGGTGCTGAGCACCTACACCTACAAGCTGGCATTTTCGAGCTACAACCTGTCGCAGGCGTCGGCGAGTGCCGTGGTCATCCTGCTGATCTCTCTCGGCCTGACGCTGTTGTACATCCGCTATCAAAAGGCTCGGTAG
- a CDS encoding binding-protein-dependent transport system inner membrane protein — protein MRKRHTPKDRLITVALHLALAAGLFFAAFPIYWMLSSSFKSNTEIFALPPTILPKAFTLEAYAAILGDPVKLRFFFNSYFVAGAVTVLTVLIALLAAYGFSRFNFRGKGSLNTLIISTQTIPPITLLIPFFGLVVSYGIFDTYIALILTYLVFTLPYAILLMTGYLNTLPRDLDEAVAVDGGSSWTALWRVIVPISLPGIVATSVYTFLLCWNEFLFALTLTKSTSMRTVPIGIQLLMGQHAFEWNQMMAMSVLGSLPLLLIYLVAQRYFLAGMTAGSVK, from the coding sequence ATGAGGAAAAGGCACACGCCGAAAGACAGGCTGATCACCGTTGCGCTCCATCTAGCGCTTGCAGCGGGGCTCTTTTTCGCGGCCTTCCCGATCTACTGGATGCTGAGCAGTTCGTTCAAATCGAATACCGAAATCTTTGCCCTGCCGCCAACAATCCTGCCAAAGGCCTTCACGCTTGAAGCCTATGCAGCCATCCTTGGCGACCCGGTAAAGCTGCGCTTCTTCTTCAACAGCTACTTCGTGGCCGGAGCAGTAACCGTGCTGACGGTGCTGATCGCCCTGCTTGCGGCCTACGGGTTCAGCCGCTTCAACTTCCGCGGCAAGGGCAGCCTGAACACACTCATCATCAGCACGCAGACGATCCCGCCGATCACGCTTTTGATCCCCTTCTTCGGGCTTGTCGTCTCATACGGTATCTTCGATACCTACATCGCACTGATCCTGACTTACCTGGTGTTTACACTGCCCTACGCGATCCTGTTGATGACGGGATATCTGAACACCTTGCCCCGCGATCTCGACGAAGCAGTGGCTGTCGACGGCGGCAGCAGCTGGACAGCGCTTTGGCGGGTGATCGTCCCGATTTCACTGCCTGGTATCGTGGCGACGTCGGTCTACACCTTCCTGTTGTGCTGGAACGAGTTCCTCTTCGCACTCACGCTGACAAAGTCGACCTCCATGCGCACCGTCCCGATCGGCATCCAGCTGTTGATGGGGCAGCACGCCTTCGAATGGAACCAGATGATGGCGATGAGCGTGCTTGGCTCTCTACCCCTCTTGCTCATCTACCTCGTTGCCCAGAGGTACTTCCTCGCCGGCATGACCGCGGGCTCGGTCAAATAG
- a CDS encoding xylose isomerase domain-containing protein yields MNVKDLKVGCQTFTWEMLGDRFTGGPDDLLKAISDGGYSGIEITDTMIGRYAGRPSEFAAALKSSGLTLVSFAFGSNSGFTLKDQIGADLDAAQRWIDFAAAFPGALVSMGSATVVSDGPRDDKFAIAAEVYNRAGELGRKAGVQVAVHPSSHHNTLLFDRADYDRIFALLDRDLVGWVPDTGHILRGHKDMADTLRTYRDRIRYIHLKDVDAKGTWAMLGKGVCDTPKVIEIANTAPRFNGWLVLEEESETAAADPAGAVKTNRQTMRSYGA; encoded by the coding sequence ATGAACGTGAAAGACCTCAAAGTCGGCTGCCAGACCTTTACTTGGGAAATGCTCGGCGACCGTTTTACCGGCGGCCCCGACGATCTGTTGAAGGCGATTTCCGATGGCGGTTACTCCGGTATCGAGATCACCGACACCATGATCGGCCGCTACGCCGGCCGGCCGTCGGAGTTCGCCGCCGCGCTGAAGTCGTCCGGCCTGACGCTGGTCTCCTTCGCCTTCGGTTCGAACAGCGGGTTTACGCTGAAGGATCAGATCGGCGCCGACCTCGATGCGGCGCAGCGCTGGATCGACTTCGCCGCCGCCTTTCCCGGCGCGCTGGTGTCGATGGGGTCGGCTACCGTGGTGTCCGACGGGCCGCGCGACGACAAGTTCGCCATTGCCGCCGAGGTTTACAACAGAGCCGGCGAGCTCGGCCGCAAGGCCGGCGTCCAGGTCGCGGTGCATCCGAGCTCGCACCACAACACGCTGCTGTTCGACCGCGCCGACTACGACAGGATCTTTGCCTTGCTCGACCGCGATCTGGTCGGCTGGGTGCCGGACACCGGCCACATCTTGCGCGGCCACAAGGACATGGCCGACACGCTGCGCACCTATCGCGACCGCATCCGCTATATCCATTTGAAGGACGTCGACGCCAAAGGCACCTGGGCGATGCTGGGCAAGGGCGTCTGTGACACGCCGAAGGTTATCGAGATCGCGAACACCGCGCCGCGCTTCAACGGCTGGCTGGTGCTGGAAGAGGAATCCGAAACGGCCGCCGCCGATCCCGCCGGCGCGGTCAAGACCAACCGCCAGACAATGCGCAGCTACGGCGCCTGA
- a CDS encoding GFO/IDH/MocA family oxidoreductase/dehydrogenase: MIKKQDRRLRVGVLGCGPIAQFAHLQSCAKAGNADLYAICDAAPDLLARMGATYEPQKMYADYDAMLADPALEAVIVATSDAYHVPMSIKALDAGKHVLCEKPIGTSVEEGEALAAAVKRSGKVLQVGHMKRFDPALEAARDFVRDEMGEVLALKAWYCDSTHRYTNTDAIQPLPVTSKLARKPSGNPKADLRQYFMLAHGSHLVDTARFLCGEITAVRARLNERFGAYCWFVETEFANGALGHLDLTVAVRMDWHEGFQLYGENGSVIAKTFNPWYFRASEVDIFHEKDATSRKPLGADGHFFRRQLEGLADTVLNGKPMRGANVEDGIASIRAMVAIARSVETGERVGLASVSGAV; the protein is encoded by the coding sequence ATGATCAAGAAACAAGACAGACGCCTGAGAGTCGGTGTGCTCGGCTGCGGCCCGATCGCGCAATTCGCGCATCTGCAATCCTGCGCCAAGGCCGGCAATGCCGATCTCTACGCTATCTGCGACGCGGCGCCCGATCTGCTCGCCCGCATGGGCGCCACCTACGAACCGCAAAAAATGTATGCCGACTATGACGCCATGCTCGCCGATCCCGCGCTGGAGGCGGTGATCGTCGCCACCTCGGACGCCTATCACGTGCCGATGTCGATCAAGGCGCTCGATGCCGGCAAGCATGTGCTCTGCGAAAAGCCGATCGGCACTTCGGTGGAGGAAGGCGAGGCACTGGCCGCGGCAGTGAAGCGTTCGGGCAAGGTGCTGCAGGTCGGCCACATGAAGCGCTTCGACCCGGCGTTGGAAGCAGCGCGCGACTTCGTCCGCGATGAGATGGGCGAGGTGCTGGCGCTGAAGGCCTGGTACTGCGATTCCACCCACCGCTACACCAACACCGACGCCATTCAGCCGCTGCCCGTCACCAGCAAGCTGGCGCGCAAGCCGTCGGGCAATCCCAAGGCTGATCTCAGGCAATATTTCATGCTGGCGCATGGCTCGCATCTCGTCGACACAGCCCGCTTCCTGTGCGGCGAAATCACTGCTGTCCGCGCGCGCCTCAACGAACGCTTCGGCGCCTATTGCTGGTTCGTCGAGACCGAATTCGCCAACGGCGCGCTCGGCCATCTCGATCTGACCGTCGCCGTGAGGATGGACTGGCATGAAGGTTTCCAGCTCTATGGCGAGAACGGTTCCGTCATCGCCAAGACATTCAACCCCTGGTATTTCCGCGCCAGCGAGGTCGACATCTTCCATGAGAAGGACGCGACCTCGCGCAAACCGCTCGGCGCTGATGGCCATTTCTTCCGCCGCCAGTTGGAAGGCCTTGCCGACACCGTGCTGAACGGCAAGCCGATGCGTGGCGCCAATGTCGAGGACGGCATCGCCTCGATCCGCGCCATGGTCGCCATTGCCCGCTCAGTGGAAACGGGCGAGCGGGTCGGACTCGCCTCGGTTTCGGGTGCGGTCTGA
- a CDS encoding xylose isomerase domain-containing protein, translating to MRLGIFAKTFAGTDPAAVLAAVKQAGYETTQFNLACAGLPSMPDAVSADAIASIRAAAQSSGVSLAALSGTYNMAHPDRAVRDDGLRRLGVVIETAASLGIPLVTLCTGSRNIADQWAYHPENATPSAWFDMAAEMGKALALAEDAGVDLGIEPEQANIVTSARDATRLIADMRSKRLKIVLDPANLFDYATPGEARAIVAAAIDEAASHIAMAHAKDRHGDGRFATSGQGIVDFPDFVSRLKAVGFDGALVTHGLSADEAPDVAVFLRGLL from the coding sequence ATGCGCCTCGGCATCTTCGCCAAGACCTTTGCGGGCACCGACCCCGCCGCCGTGCTGGCCGCGGTGAAGCAGGCCGGCTATGAGACGACGCAGTTCAATCTCGCCTGCGCCGGCCTGCCGTCTATGCCGGATGCGGTATCGGCGGATGCCATCGCTTCCATCCGCGCTGCCGCGCAATCATCAGGCGTTTCGCTTGCGGCACTCTCTGGCACCTACAACATGGCGCATCCCGACAGGGCCGTGCGCGACGATGGTCTTCGCCGTCTTGGCGTCGTCATCGAGACGGCGGCATCCCTTGGCATCCCGCTGGTCACGCTCTGCACCGGCTCGCGCAATATCGCCGATCAATGGGCCTATCATCCCGAAAATGCCACGCCTTCCGCCTGGTTCGACATGGCTGCCGAAATGGGCAAGGCGCTGGCGCTGGCCGAGGACGCCGGCGTCGATCTCGGCATCGAGCCTGAGCAGGCCAACATCGTCACCTCGGCCAGGGACGCGACGCGCCTGATCGCCGACATGCGCTCGAAGCGCTTGAAGATCGTGCTCGACCCGGCCAACCTGTTCGACTACGCGACGCCCGGCGAAGCGCGCGCCATCGTCGCTGCCGCGATCGACGAAGCCGCCAGCCACATTGCCATGGCACACGCCAAGGACCGCCATGGTGACGGCCGCTTCGCCACGTCAGGGCAAGGCATTGTCGATTTCCCGGATTTCGTCTCGCGGCTGAAGGCCGTGGGTTTCGACGGCGCGCTCGTCACCCATGGGCTGTCCGCCGATGAGGCGCCCGATGTCGCTGTCTTTCTGCGGGGGCTGCTCTGA